DNA sequence from the Timaviella obliquedivisa GSE-PSE-MK23-08B genome:
CATTTTGACGATCGACTTAGGGCTAGGGACGTTTGGAGAGGTCGCTTTTTTTGATCGCCGATCGCAAACCCTGCTCGTCACCGACACCGTTTTAGTGGTGCCTGAAGTTCCCCCCGCGATCGTCCGGCTTAACCCAGATGCCCTGATGTTTCATGCTAAGGATCAGGCATTCGACCGGGTTGAAGCGAATGAAGCAACTTTCCGTAAGGGATGGCAGCGCATTTCACTCTTCGCTTTTTACTTCCGCCCCAGTGTGTTGGAACCGATCGCCCTAAGTCAGGCGTTCAAAGATGCCAGTAAGGCGTACGATCGCTCTAGGAAAGCTTATTTTGGGATATTTCCCTTTCGGTGGCGAGAAGATTGGCAGCGATCGTTTGAGGCATTGCGAGGCAAGGGGCGCTTATTGGTTGCCCCAATTTTGCAGACCTTGATTTTGAACCGATCGCCCAAAGAAACCTTAGAGTGGGCTGATCGGGTTAGCCAGTGGAACTTTCAGCGAATTATTCCCTGCCATTTTGACTCGCCTATCATGGCAAGTCCTCAAGAATTTCGGCAAGCGTTCACTTTTTTAGAGAGGCGATCTAATCCGACCCATCCCCTTTTGCCTGAAGACTTTGAGTTGTTACAAGAAATAGATCGAGGACTGACGCGATGGAGAATCTCGCCATCACCAAAAGAAAAAGTTTAAAGTCTCGTGGAACAAGCATCTGACTCATTCCACAAAGCTTTTAAGCCAGCAGTCTACAGGGTTAATGATTGGGCATTCGTTTCAATCAATTTAGCGAGATCTTGGAGGAATGCAGCAGCATCGGCACCGTAGATAATGCGATGATCGCAGGTAATGTTGACCTGCATTTGCTGCTTGATGCCCATCATGCCATCGGGCATTGCCACCACTTGAGGACGCGATGCCCCGATCGCCAGAATAGAACCTTGACCAGGAGGCAGAATAGCATCAAAGCGATCGACCCCAAACATTCCTAAATTAGAGAGTGTGAAGCCTCCAGAGCTATATTCATCCGGCTGAAGTTGCTTAGAGCGCGATCGTTCGACCAAATCTCGCCAAGTGCGCGACAGGGTATAAATATCGACTTGGTCGGCGTTTTGCAAGACTGGCGTAATCAATCCACCATCGTCCATTGCCACCGCCACTGCAACATTGATTGCTGTGCGATGAGCCGCGCCTTGCTCGGTGTAGTAGGCGTGAAGCAGAGGATGCTTTTGCAGCGTCATAGCCACTGCTTTTGCCAAGAGGGCAGTCATAGTAACGCCCTTAGACTTAATTTGCTTGTAGAGCTTGTCTAAGCCATCGGTGCTAATGGTGTAGCCCACGCGGTAAGTGGGAACCTGCAAGCTTGCCATCATGTTCCGCACAACTGCATTTTGCAGAGTGTTGAAGGGGATGATTTGTCCCGGTTGGGTAGAAGCAGGAGCCACAGATCTAGCAGAAGAGGCGATCGCCGCCGCAACTGGAGCAGGAGCGATCGTTGGAGCGCTCGTTGGAGCAACAGTCGGAACAGCTACAGGAGGAGCCGTCTTTCCGACAGCAGCTTCCACATCTTCTGCCACAACTCGTCCGTGTGGGCCACTTCCCTTTAACGTGTTCAAGTCAACTCGGAGATCTTTTGCCAACTTACGGGCACGGGGAGAAGCAACCGTTCTACCGTTTTGAACGACGGGGGCGTCGGCTACGGCAGCAACGGCAACTGGAGCAGCGATCGGAGCAGAAGCGGCGGCGGGTGCTGAGGCTTGGCTAGCTTGTTGAATAGCAGTGTCAATTTCGGCTTCAGTTTCAGCAATTAGGGCGATCGCCGCTCCAACGGCTGCCGACTCTCCGGCAGGAATCATAATGGTCGCTAAGTAGCCTTCGTAAAAGGACTCCACATCCATATCTGCCTTGTCAGACTCAACCACCACCACCGTTTCGCCCTTCTCAATTTTGTCTCCAGGTGCCTTGACCCACGAAACAATTTTGCCTTCAGTCATCGTAGAACTAAGGGCAGGCATGAACACTTCACTAATCATGACTATAGATCTCCACGAATTTCTTGGACAACCCCATCCCGCAACAAGACTTCAACCTGCATTTTGCTGATCAGGTTATCGCCAGTTTCTACTCGGAAAAGCCCTTCAATTTGTCCTTGTCCGACTTCTTGATCCATCTCAAGAAGCTGTACTTGCTGAAGCTGCTGAAGAATCTGATTTTTCTTTTCCAGGATTTCGCTTTTCTTTTGGTTAACTTGCACCTGAATGTTAGAAACCTGCTGCATCACCATAGGGTCAG
Encoded proteins:
- a CDS encoding DUF4336 domain-containing protein, with protein sequence MTELSDRVNNHRDWSWRFWFTVPLYPYSQRRTLCTEVVKDRIWTFDQLQGILYVAVPIRMTAVRLDEGGLLIYAPVAPTPECIRLLQELVVQHGGVKYIILPTVSGLEHKVFVGPFARKFPQAQVYVAPNQWSFPISLPLSWLGFPIGRTHVLPEQSHEAPFGTQFDYAILTIDLGLGTFGEVAFFDRRSQTLLVTDTVLVVPEVPPAIVRLNPDALMFHAKDQAFDRVEANEATFRKGWQRISLFAFYFRPSVLEPIALSQAFKDASKAYDRSRKAYFGIFPFRWREDWQRSFEALRGKGRLLVAPILQTLILNRSPKETLEWADRVSQWNFQRIIPCHFDSPIMASPQEFRQAFTFLERRSNPTHPLLPEDFELLQEIDRGLTRWRISPSPKEKV
- a CDS encoding 2-oxo acid dehydrogenase subunit E2, with product MISEVFMPALSSTMTEGKIVSWVKAPGDKIEKGETVVVVESDKADMDVESFYEGYLATIMIPAGESAAVGAAIALIAETEAEIDTAIQQASQASAPAAASAPIAAPVAVAAVADAPVVQNGRTVASPRARKLAKDLRVDLNTLKGSGPHGRVVAEDVEAAVGKTAPPVAVPTVAPTSAPTIAPAPVAAAIASSARSVAPASTQPGQIIPFNTLQNAVVRNMMASLQVPTYRVGYTISTDGLDKLYKQIKSKGVTMTALLAKAVAMTLQKHPLLHAYYTEQGAAHRTAINVAVAVAMDDGGLITPVLQNADQVDIYTLSRTWRDLVERSRSKQLQPDEYSSGGFTLSNLGMFGVDRFDAILPPGQGSILAIGASRPQVVAMPDGMMGIKQQMQVNITCDHRIIYGADAAAFLQDLAKLIETNAQSLTL
- a CDS encoding YlqD family protein — encoded protein: MEVSQSHLLLKRAVNIKVIVTPRWKEEVQEQLQTQINQLDGQLQQLDGQGQRMVAEMQKQGGQSSDPMVMQQVSNIQVQVNQKKSEILEKKNQILQQLQQVQLLEMDQEVGQGQIEGLFRVETGDNLISKMQVEVLLRDGVVQEIRGDL